The following proteins are encoded in a genomic region of Mycobacterium kiyosense:
- a CDS encoding hydrolase produces the protein MAVKDRPWRRPGEFAYARGRIKAALRPPVTVTPAPADLVKDHDVAVPMADGVRLRVNVYRPAGDGPFPVILSAHPYNKDALPKKTRNGWSVNVQYRVMNQPEPLSLSSETNWEAPDPVWWTQHGYAVINADTRGAGSSEGVGSLFSDQEADDNYQLIEWAACQPWCTGSVGMLGVSYLAMSQYKVAALNPPSLKAICPWEGFADAYRDLMTPGGIPENGFSRIWQTVTKRRARLSTDFGKQRPQHPLRDEWWSSITPDLPKITVPMLVCTSFSDSNLHSRGSMRAFQEAGSADRFAYTHRGAKWAVFYGEDAKRTQLAFFDRYLRGLDVPEPPRVRLEVRENRTDVVAVRSESEWPLARTQWQDLHLGDGGALSEIVAPKGNATFRARRGAVAFTHVFSEDTEITGPMSLQLWVSAHGAPEADVFVGVEKWIGSRYVPFEGSYGYGRDRVASGQLRLSLREPDAAASHPYEPEHTFRTRMPLQADDVVAVQIPLSASATLFRAGESLRLVIAGRYPQPRNPWFGHFPAHYRSNHRGRISIHWGGERQSLLRIPVVR, from the coding sequence ATGGCAGTCAAAGATCGACCCTGGCGGCGGCCCGGCGAATTCGCCTACGCTCGCGGCAGGATCAAGGCCGCTCTCCGGCCCCCAGTGACCGTGACACCGGCGCCCGCGGACCTGGTCAAGGATCACGACGTCGCGGTTCCGATGGCCGACGGTGTTCGCCTTCGGGTCAACGTCTACCGTCCGGCCGGTGACGGGCCGTTCCCGGTCATCCTGTCCGCGCACCCCTACAACAAGGACGCGCTGCCCAAGAAGACCCGCAACGGCTGGTCGGTCAACGTGCAGTACCGGGTGATGAATCAGCCCGAGCCGCTGAGCTTGTCCAGCGAAACCAATTGGGAGGCGCCCGATCCGGTCTGGTGGACGCAGCACGGATACGCCGTGATCAATGCGGACACCCGGGGCGCGGGCAGCTCCGAGGGCGTGGGGTCGCTGTTCTCCGACCAGGAGGCCGACGACAACTACCAGCTGATCGAGTGGGCCGCATGTCAACCCTGGTGCACCGGCAGCGTGGGCATGCTGGGGGTGTCCTACCTTGCCATGTCGCAATACAAGGTGGCGGCGCTGAATCCGCCGAGCCTGAAGGCGATCTGCCCGTGGGAGGGGTTCGCCGACGCCTACCGGGACTTGATGACGCCCGGGGGTATCCCGGAGAATGGCTTCTCGCGAATCTGGCAGACCGTCACCAAGCGTCGGGCTCGGTTGAGCACCGATTTCGGTAAGCAGCGCCCACAGCACCCCCTGCGCGACGAGTGGTGGTCGTCCATCACACCCGACCTCCCGAAGATCACCGTCCCGATGCTGGTGTGCACCAGCTTTTCCGATAGCAACCTGCACAGCCGCGGATCGATGCGCGCCTTCCAAGAGGCTGGGTCCGCTGATCGCTTTGCCTACACGCACCGCGGGGCGAAATGGGCCGTCTTCTATGGCGAGGACGCGAAGCGAACCCAGCTCGCGTTCTTCGACCGCTACCTGCGCGGACTCGACGTGCCCGAGCCGCCGCGCGTGCGGCTGGAAGTACGCGAGAACCGGACGGACGTGGTCGCGGTGCGCAGCGAAAGCGAGTGGCCGCTCGCCCGCACGCAGTGGCAAGACTTGCACCTCGGCGACGGAGGTGCGCTATCCGAAATCGTTGCCCCCAAGGGCAATGCGACCTTCAGGGCTCGTCGCGGCGCAGTGGCCTTTACCCATGTGTTCTCCGAGGACACCGAGATAACCGGGCCGATGAGCCTGCAGCTGTGGGTATCGGCGCACGGCGCACCCGAGGCCGATGTCTTTGTCGGAGTGGAGAAATGGATCGGTTCGCGCTACGTTCCCTTCGAGGGCTCCTACGGCTATGGCCGCGACCGTGTCGCGTCGGGCCAGCTGCGGCTCTCGCTGCGCGAACCCGACGCGGCGGCGAGCCACCCGTATGAACCCGAGCACACGTTCCGCACCCGCATGCCGCTACAAGCCGACGACGTTGTGGCGGTGCAGATTCCGTTGTCAGCGTCGGCGACATTGTTCCGTGCCGGAGAGTCGCTGCGGTTGGTCATCGCCGGTCGCTACCCCCAACCGCGGAATCCATGGTTCGGGCACTTCCCGGCGCACTACCGGTCGAACCACCGTGGCAGGATCAGCATCCACTGGGGCGGCGAGCGTCAGTCGCTGCTCCGAATTCCGGTTGTCCGCTAA
- a CDS encoding TetR family transcriptional regulator: protein MVLDLGRPRDPRIDAAVLNATVELLAETGYPGLLVSAIAERAGTSKPAIYRRWPSKAHLVHEAVFPIGVATEIPHTGTLSDDLREMVRRTTAVLTTPAATAALPGLIAEMAADPTLHAALLERFAGLFAGGLAERLHSAAARGEVRPDVSATDLAEAIAGLTLIALLTRISELDDAWVDRTTTLLLKGIGT from the coding sequence ATGGTTCTAGATCTGGGTCGGCCCCGCGATCCGCGCATCGACGCGGCGGTGCTCAACGCCACGGTCGAACTGCTCGCCGAGACCGGTTACCCCGGCCTGCTGGTCTCGGCGATCGCCGAGCGTGCCGGCACCAGCAAGCCCGCGATTTACCGTCGCTGGCCCAGTAAGGCGCACCTGGTGCACGAGGCGGTGTTCCCGATCGGCGTTGCCACCGAAATCCCGCACACCGGAACGCTTTCCGATGATCTGCGCGAGATGGTGCGGCGTACCACGGCCGTACTGACCACCCCGGCGGCCACGGCGGCGCTGCCCGGCCTGATCGCCGAGATGGCCGCCGACCCGACATTGCATGCGGCGCTGCTGGAACGATTCGCCGGCCTCTTCGCCGGCGGGCTGGCCGAGCGGCTGCACAGCGCCGCCGCCCGTGGCGAGGTGCGCCCCGACGTGTCGGCTACCGACCTGGCCGAGGCGATCGCCGGTCTGACGTTGATCGCCCTACTCACCCGCATCAGCGAACTCGACGACGCCTGGGTCGATCGCACCACCACATTGCTCCTGAAAGGAATCGGCACATGA
- a CDS encoding putative sulfotransferase, translating to MTRLDDLEQPRFSAEAQPILDMMAGMAANCPLDSAALHAQASADTGLSDFGADDYRERLDVYLAALREIDGLHDAGVVNFYGQLLQLLKNRLLLTDLMRRHPEIDDIELHSPVVIAGLPRTGTTHLHNLLAAAPTFRTMPYWESNEPFPLPSEAGVEPDPRRARMDVAVSVINLVMPHFALMHEMTTDHVHEEIQLLANDFSTMLFETLGHVPRWRDYYQSHDQTPHYEYLARQLKAMQFLRGGRRWLLKSPQHLEQVPVLDRVFPDSIVVFTHRDPVPVALSMIAMITYSARMHRSPVPVRQIADYWIDRLEAMLGALVRDRDTIGHDRSIDIRFDTFMADELGVAKRVYALADEPFDDDVRSAVGAYLAGHERGRLGSVETSCEMFGLDEEELRERFAPYVERFLT from the coding sequence GTGACCCGCCTCGACGATCTGGAGCAGCCCCGGTTCAGCGCCGAGGCACAGCCGATCCTGGACATGATGGCCGGCATGGCCGCGAACTGTCCGCTGGATTCCGCCGCCCTGCACGCCCAAGCCAGCGCCGACACCGGCCTGTCCGACTTCGGCGCCGACGACTACCGCGAACGACTGGACGTCTACCTCGCCGCCCTGCGGGAGATCGACGGCCTGCACGACGCCGGGGTGGTCAACTTCTACGGCCAGCTGCTGCAGCTGCTCAAGAACCGGTTGCTGCTGACCGACCTGATGCGCCGGCACCCCGAGATCGACGACATCGAGCTGCACTCCCCGGTGGTCATCGCCGGCCTGCCGCGCACCGGCACCACCCACCTGCACAACCTGCTGGCGGCGGCGCCCACCTTTCGCACCATGCCGTACTGGGAGAGCAACGAGCCGTTTCCGTTGCCGTCCGAGGCCGGGGTCGAGCCCGATCCGCGGCGGGCCCGCATGGATGTCGCGGTCAGCGTGATCAACCTGGTGATGCCGCATTTCGCGCTGATGCACGAGATGACCACCGACCACGTGCACGAAGAGATCCAGCTGCTGGCCAACGACTTCTCCACCATGCTGTTCGAGACGCTGGGCCACGTGCCGCGCTGGCGGGACTACTACCAGAGCCACGACCAGACCCCGCATTACGAGTACCTGGCGCGCCAACTCAAGGCAATGCAGTTCCTGCGCGGCGGCCGGCGCTGGCTGCTCAAGTCTCCCCAACATCTCGAGCAGGTGCCGGTGCTCGATCGCGTATTCCCGGACAGCATCGTCGTTTTCACCCACCGCGACCCGGTGCCGGTGGCGCTGTCGATGATCGCCATGATCACCTACTCGGCGCGCATGCACCGCTCGCCGGTGCCGGTGCGGCAGATCGCGGACTACTGGATCGACCGCCTCGAGGCGATGCTGGGCGCGCTGGTCCGCGACCGCGACACGATCGGTCACGACCGGTCCATCGACATCCGGTTCGACACCTTCATGGCCGACGAACTCGGTGTCGCCAAACGGGTATACGCGCTGGCCGACGAGCCGTTCGACGACGACGTGCGCAGCGCCGTCGGTGCCTACCTGGCCGGCCACGAGCGGGGCCGGCTGGGCAGCGTCGAGACCTCCTGCGAGATGTTCGGGCTGGACGAAGAAGAACTGCGGGAGCGCTTTGCTCCCTACGTTGAGCGATTCCTGACCTGA
- the ephF gene encoding epoxide hydrolase EphF, whose translation MSSMVTMPELDGVEHRYVDLGGGVTIHVADAGPADGPAVMLVHGFPQNWWEWHALIGPLAADGYRVLCPDLRGAGWSSAPNSQYLKSEMADDLAGVLDALGIDKVKLVAHDWGGPVAFIMMLRHPEKVTGFFGCNTAAPFVKRDLAALGKIWRFWYQIPMSLPRIGPRLVSRPGSLFLRILGSWVGGGYTLPDDEVQMYSECMNQPGHAEAGSRWYRSFQTKELLRWLRGEYSDARVDVPVRWLTGTEDPVMTPDGTDGYEDHISDFEVELVPGVGHWIVDQRPDLVLDRVRAFLLL comes from the coding sequence TTGTCCAGCATGGTCACCATGCCCGAACTCGACGGCGTCGAACACCGCTACGTGGATCTCGGTGGCGGGGTCACCATCCATGTTGCCGACGCCGGTCCCGCCGACGGCCCGGCAGTGATGCTGGTGCACGGCTTTCCGCAGAACTGGTGGGAGTGGCACGCGCTGATCGGACCCCTGGCCGCCGACGGCTACCGTGTGCTCTGCCCCGACCTGCGCGGTGCCGGCTGGAGTTCGGCGCCGAACTCGCAGTACCTCAAGAGCGAGATGGCCGACGACCTGGCCGGCGTGCTGGACGCGTTGGGCATCGACAAGGTCAAGCTCGTCGCGCACGACTGGGGCGGACCTGTCGCGTTCATCATGATGCTGCGCCACCCGGAGAAGGTGACCGGGTTTTTCGGCTGCAACACGGCGGCGCCCTTCGTCAAACGCGATCTCGCGGCGCTGGGCAAGATCTGGCGGTTCTGGTATCAAATTCCAATGTCGTTGCCGCGGATTGGCCCGCGGCTGGTCAGCAGGCCCGGCTCGCTGTTTCTGCGCATCCTCGGGTCGTGGGTGGGCGGCGGCTATACGTTGCCCGACGACGAGGTGCAGATGTACAGCGAGTGCATGAACCAGCCCGGCCACGCCGAGGCCGGATCCCGTTGGTACCGCTCGTTTCAGACCAAGGAGTTGCTGCGCTGGTTGCGCGGCGAATACAGCGACGCCCGCGTCGACGTCCCGGTTCGCTGGCTGACCGGCACCGAGGATCCGGTGATGACCCCAGACGGCACCGACGGATATGAGGATCACATCAGCGATTTCGAGGTCGAGCTGGTTCCCGGTGTC